AAATCATCAACAAAGATCAAACTGtaataaagaaatgaatgtaAGTGTAAATATTGTATTAAAAACACCAGGTAAAGGTAGAAATCTCTCAAAAATTAGTTGTGATCAGCAAATTAGTTGTGATCAGCTCACAACTCATCTTTGGCAGAAATTTCAGcaaacaagagagagagagagagagagagagagagagagagagagagagagagagaagcccttgtaacttcgggacAATCTGACCACAGGAGGGTTTAATaatctgctaacagacagagaaacaaaccaacaccactgaaaacagaacctcctcggTGGAGGTAACAGCTGTTAATGCCTGTGTGgtttcacagaaacaaagttaCACATACTCCACAAACATTAGCCAGAAAATGTAGTAGACAATATTCAAATTCTTTAAATCGCTTCTCAGcttttcctttaaagaaaaagtaactCACATATGTGAAATTTAGCATCACATTTAGGATTATTCTACACAATACTGGTCCAGTGttaaaaactgtgagaaaaagtttaaaaataaaaaaaacaaaatatacaaggGAACAAAGGTTTGTATTAGTCCCATAAAAGTGCATGAACTTCTGCACCACTACACTAAACTgacaggtgttttgtttttggcttcttTACTTCATTATTCTTTTTGCCTCACCTTCATTAGTCCTGATCTTAGTTTTCTCCAGTCTGGTGACGACGTCCTCCTTGGCTCCAGAGAGCTGAAACACACATTCATACTTGGTCCAGTCTTCAGGTGCAGAAAGATCAACGCTCATCTGGAAGGTCCCGTCGTTGTTGGGGAGGATCTCTCCTTTGGTCACACCTTCATGAATCTCCTCTCCATCTTTCCTCCAGAACATTTCAGCTCTGCTGGGATAAAAACCTGTAGCGTGGCAGCTGACTGCAGAGGAGGAAGTCTTCTGGAGGAGAGACACTGAGGGGAGAtctaagaagaagaaaacatttgtttagagTTTGGCTGTTTATTATATTCAAAATTTATGTTATCTTTTTGCACTTTCAGTTACAGTTTTCTAGACTTGCCTTACTAAGTGTAATTAGGAAATGTAGACAGACAGGAAAAGGAcagatttgtaaaaacagattgaatgttaaactgaacataaaatatTCAGAAGCCTCATAAACATTCACTTCATCACAAAAACAGGTCATGAGATTTTACCTGTTCTCATCAGGGAGCTCCTCCCATAATCCACATACATCTTCAACCAGTCAGGAAAAATCTGGCTAAAGTAATTGAACATGTAGTTAATAAAAGCCCTGTTATTCTCCCACTGGTGTTTGGTGAAAAcagcttgttgttttgcagctgtCTATGTCTTTGTGTCAAAGTCCAGTGCTATGAAGTCTTCCCCATCATAACCTTTCTGATGAAATCCAGTGATCTTGTTGGTCTCATCATCCCATTCACAGCCTACTATCATCTGGAACACGTGAACACCTGAAAGACAGAGAGATCCTGCAGTAAACTGAGATAAAGTTTAGGATAAAAGAGCACAAATAGAgaatctttattttctgttggcaatagattaataaaaaacacacactcagattcAACATGTAATAACTGAACACATTAAACAGTTTATATCCTCTGTTTTCTATAAACACACCATGTGTTTAACTTGGTGCTCCTTTCTGTGAATTAGAGGCAGAGAAACAGACTAATGAGGACTCCTGAAGAGcagacaaacttttttttttgttagcaaaaagcTTAAACCCATAGATTTGGCAAGATTCCACACTACTTTTCTAAAACCTGAAGATTAAAGAAAGCATGGCCGCCGTGGCTGAAGGAAAAGCTACAATCTGCACAACAGGTGACAGAGGACATTGGAAGAATGAGTGTCCGTGGAACGACGGGGACGTGGCAGACTGGATGTGGCGTGTGAGGGTGGACCGACTCGGACAGTGCACTCAACAAAGGGTGATataaaccacacacaaacaccaaacaagCAGATTTGAGCTTGTTAAGTGAAAATGTTCCTGTTGCTTCTTTCAATGAAGAAACGCTTGCTGAACGTCATAAATTGAATAATTCTTGTTTCTTGATTCGGAGCTGGGATTCTGATGTTAATTGttattgtctttaaggctctctgtatgtcatgcaccatacataaattaatctgtttgagtgatttcatttaagtttttttccacaacaaggcatagtaatcttagtgtatttaaacatttgactttgaaaaaagtaataaaaattgcattaaaaacattctctctctcattattctggcatttagcaaataaaaaaaaaattgaaaatcctaattgacctaaaacgggaaagtttattctgtttttacatcagacagtgtgaataaaatacatatgtctttttatatagtgtatgtaaacttctggtttcaactgtatgtgtgtgtcaaaCTGGCAACAAACACATCAATAATACACTAAAccattaaacaaaatgaacaaacctTCAGTTTGGTTAAAGCGCTGCTTTAAAATTTCAATGTCAGCTTTAAAAGTCTGCTGTTTACCCAGAGATATCTGAGTCAGTCTCTCCCAGTGTTCTGGATCTGTGATCTTCTCCATCCAGTCCTGTTTGGGTTCTGCCTTCATGGTGTTACTGTCATAATGAAACATCTGAACTTCATCAACCACACCAACAATAACCAACTCTGGCAAATTTTGGATTTGTGAAGACCCAGTGATGAAATACTTCAGGGAGTgaatcactgaaaaaaataaaaaaaataaaataaaattatatatatatatatatatatatatatatataaccctaaccctttttttaaaattaaaaaaaggtcaaacaccACTTTAGTTTAAAGATAATCCATTCCTGCTCTGACTGTTATctaattattttactgtttgttgttgaATCATTGTGATCAGAAGATGCAGTCTCATTTTAGCATGAAAACTCAACAaacttttatcttctttttttgttgtttttgttcctatTTTTCTTAAAGGTTGTGTTTCTTCTCTACATTTCATCATCAGAATTTTCTTCcacaaaatcaaagtttattaGAGCAGCTATGAAATTCCTTGAAGAATCTATATGCAGCCTACAAATAAATAGGTGTGGTTGGTCCTTAAGGGCAGATGGGGAGCTGCCctacctaaaaaaacaaaataaataaatcattcaccCTAAAAAGTAGTTCTTCCTAACACATAATGTAAATTACTTTATTACTTAGCTTGCtgtgtattattttattctgtgtgtttttaaactattttaaatagaatttaaaatgtctttaggTGGTTTTTAATGAGAGTCTTTTCCTCATCTGTAGTTATCCGGCAGGACAGTTCACCGCCTCATTTACCAGTAGATTTATCATTTCTCCCTGTCAGCAGTGATCTGAACTGCAGGAAACTCCAGAAATAATTCTGCCTCATGGACccactctgctgcttttagctcgtTGATATGGACACTAAAACTAGACCTTATGGGATCTTATTAAATGCAGGAGTGGAGTATTTAACCTGCTGTGACCAACAGtagagattttctgtttaaaaatcaatttgtgAGACTAAATTTAGAAGATAAatgatcagtcagcagcttggagcagacagaccggacatgaaccaaacacagaaaattaaaaacagagaggagataTACAACAGGGCATTTTCTACAACATTGTAGGTCTATTTTCATGTCTATCTAaattaaataagatccacctgtggatCATCAAACTAACTGTGTGGCTTCTGAACATCATGGTTgggctttaaagcaaaaagggTGAATATACtatatatgcacacaccactagtttttaaaattatacaacagaagctttttttaatcacttttatcTTTGTTAATTTAGATTATTAATGTAAAGGTTTTACTCATAAATCTAATCCAGAAATCCCCttgtatctgtttgttttattttattttttatcctgcCCCTCCAACAACACCTACAAACGGCATATCGTTGTtggtaaaatagaaaaaatacaaCTACAATATTAACCATTAGaatcaactgtgtctgtctgttagcaaaatatctcctgaaccagtggatgtactgtaatgaagctttcagaaaacagtCATTTCACTTTAACAACTGATTACATTATGGCtgcaactcaattcaagatgacaaTTCAAGACTCCAGGAGGCGCTCAGGTTACACCAACAGACTTCTGGCTTCACCTCAAAGTCTCTGAATAAATACAGGATCTGGAATTAACACGAttcaaaagtcatttttattatgaaagCGTCTCATAAACAATCCTCCCATAATACTGAGTAAGAGCTGGAGAGGGAGAAACACAGACgagctttcaggaaatgtttctcCGCTCCACTAATATTTAAACTCAGGAGCCTcgactgtaaataaaaacaaataataaaatgtgaatttaccAGCTGCAGCGCTGTGGATCCCCAACAGAAGGAGAAAGATGAAgattttcattgtttctgtcGAAACTTCAATCCTGACAGAAGTTCAGTGTTTGTCCTCtgttaaaaatgagttttctatTTCCGGTGTTTCAGGTGAAGAAGGACAGAGTGACGTCAGAATCAGTCTGAGCCAATAAGAAGAAAAGACTCTGAGCCTGGACGTCACTTAAATCCAGGTTAAATTCATCCTCTGAGGTTATGAATGAAAGTGAAACTTAAATCTGCTCAGATGTAGAACATTACAGTGGAGGAGGGCTCGTTTTAGGAAACGTCTGATGCCCACAATTATAGCTGCCCTAAATAACAGACCCCGCTGAGGACATCATTTTATGTCGAACCTTGAGTGGTCTTATGTTATGCTTTGTTTCATGCTGTATGCCATTGTACTTGGTGATGGGAGTGTAGGGGCTGGTTTGTGGTAAAGAATTTCCCCTTGGGGACAATAGtctaaagtttaattttaggcTCTGATGGCTTCATGTTGGTGAGATTTGATAATCATTTTGGACTCTTTTTTCcaaccttttgttttggttttcatatTAGTTTGAATTTATGTAGTTTGttattgttaaaacatttattattggTGAAAGTTCACCAAACCTGTAAGGATGATAATAACAGCTTTTTGGAGTTATGATGGAGCTGATTTTGACACAAATCCTGATCTAattctctgtgtcctctgtccttaCTCCAACTACTTCCATCTCCTGACAGCTgtatctctaacatccttctaccaatatacccactgtccctcctctgcacatgtccaaaccatctctaactttatctctcagtccttcaacctgtgctggacctctgatgacctcattcctaatcctgtccatccttgtccctcccaaggagaacctcaacatcttcagctttgccacttccagttctgtctcctgtctttttgtctcctaaccaaacaacatggctgctctcaccactgtctgtaaacctttactttgacctttgacctttgctgccactcttttgtcacaaatcactcctgaaacttttctccatccactccatccatATTTGGTACTTGCAGCTTCAAACAAACTTTCTCATTTTGCCTCAACTGTTCAGGACTACTTCCTCAACAGCCACTAGTCTTGTAATCCTCATCAGACATGTAGAATGAGCAAAACATTGTTCTGAGTTCAGAAACACACTATTTGTGCTAACTAATTATAAGTAATCCTAGTTTTGCTATAATAATCAACCACATGactaaaaatacaatgtttattTCATACATCCATtaatactttaatttttatgCTCAGTCATGTCCTAATTGTATTACgttcacatacacacacacagtctctttATTGCTGTCTTAAGCAATATCCTTTACTTGCACTGGTCTGAGAGTGTGTTTAGAGCTGATCTCAACTTACATTCCTTGACACTcagaataataattaaacaagaCAGAAGTGAGAATCTTTCTTGTTGctacaaaactgaagaaataaaacagaaagattcCTCAGTAAATTTGACACAAGTGGTAGaggatgtttttaaagagagaTTACATCTATTatactaaaacagaaatattataaaacactttaatattGATGATGTTTGACATTAAGGAAGAAGTTTAATATAAGTCAGGCAGACAGAAGCTAAATGCAAAGATGTCAGTTCCGAAACTAACAgcggtggctcaggaggtaggggtttgtcttgtaaCCAGTGGGTTTCCGTCTGTCTAAGCTGTTGCCACTTTACCTGCCTTGcctggtggtcagagggctcggtggtacTGATGTAAAGGCAGCCTCAcatctgtcagtctgccccagacTGACACAAGTGGCTACAATGCAGTTTACCACCATCAGTAtgtgaatgggtggatgaatgattgtagtgtaaagcatTTTGGAGTCCATGGACCAGATAAAGCGGTATACAAGTGCAGGTCATTTGGTTTGGTCTACAATTGTCTCAGTCTGATGatctctgctgttttcttcctgttagcCTCGCTCTCCTCCCATTTTAGCTTCTCTGTCacttccttgtttgtttttatttatttttatgtccaGGCTTGTCTGGCTAACGGTGTTCTCTCTCATTTTGACTCATTTCTCAGATGAAGGAGCAGATATCTACCCTTGTCTTCCTCCAGCTCATCACCAGTTCATGTGTTCACCTTGTGTTGTCAGGATAAATTCATGTTtaactgtgtttctgtctgtgctcACCTTCCTGTTGTGTCTCATGAAGAAGGTTTGGATTCTGCTGACTTCTCGCTCAGCCACACCTTAAAAAGACACTTCATGTTTGTGGAATGAGTCATGTTACTAAACATGATTCTCAGTATTTAATTTGTGAAATACATTTTAGTCTCTGCTCAGGATCCAGTAtctgacagtttgttttgtataaattttattatttattcattcaggtttatttgaaattaaaacaaaaacatgagaagaaaaaagcaactctccagtaaaaatgtttgactGTAGCAGAAATATTAATCCACACCTTTCaataaaaggctttaaaaactaaaaaataaaacaaaaacattaattaaagaaGAGTTACGATCAGATtataaacaataacagaaaatacagctgcTTGAAAActagaaatgaataaaagtttgttgttttacaggTTTCTAGTCgttcttttaaagttaaagtttccAGTAATTtcagataaacaaaatattccaaACTTTGCTCTTTATAAAGAGAAACGTGTCGGAGcaaaaattaatgtttaaatctgAGATTTTATAGCAGAAGCAGTTCTCAgatctgctgcagttttgttgtttcctaATTTATCCACAAAAAACTggaagatttatttaaacattaaaaaactttatggaatgaaaataaataacatttatgaaGATTAAAATCTTATATTTACTAAAAGTTTAGCAACAACAGCagtttatctgctttttttctttgctgtaaaaagactccttgaaggaatgcatgtcgcccgccgcctctcaccagagtttaattcaagatggccgccacagccacatctGACGAGTCTGTCAATGCttggagaatgtgttgaggatgactctcagctactaccacactacagttttagctcagtatctataaaatgaactgagttggagccattttttgtttttgctaagtttgctttagctgtggcggccatcttgaccaGGATtgattcagctgtagatgttcatccagttattctttctgagttttattcaaatccgtCTTCTGGTTcctgtgagatattttactgacagtacagacaaacacacacacacacacacacacacacacacacacacacacacacacacacaccctctgccTTCGACAGCAGGTGATATTTATAAACTGGCTGCTCTGAAACTctcaaacatgaaaatattaaatttaaaaacaacaatattctGTAACAATTTAACCAGgttcttattgttttaaacatttaaagttatttaatttacaaacgGTGACGTTTAAAGTTTACCTGACAGGTAATCCTTCTGAAGATGAGGAGGCTGATCTTCATCATCAATAATTCAACATGAATGTAAAACTATTATTGGGATTTATTTGctgtaaacaggaagtcattttAATAGTTTGTCAGCGTCTCCATCAGTAGTTATTGCTTCAGGATTTGATCTGTGAGTTTTATAAAGTtgattaaacacaaactgtctCTTTCTTCTTCAAGCCTCAGTCTGAATAAAACGCAGCACTTTGTCAAGATAAAAGACTGAAAGTGTGTTAgctttctttatttaaacatttaaacctgaCTATAGAAATGATTTAGTCCCAAAGTGAAACAATAACAGtcctataaaacacaaaagtgttaaatgttaaaacaacaacgGTTACAAAGAAACAGGAGACAAAGTTAAACTCATAAACTTTATCATTACAGAACAAAGTGTCTGTTTTACTGTAGTTCCTGTCCTGTGTTGTCACAGCAGCGCCCCCTGGTGACAAGAAGGActtacagcaaataaaacagaacataaattaatttcctgTAAACCTGAGAGAAAGGGAGCAGTTTGTCTTCAGTCGGTGTTTTGAACCCAGCTTCACTGATCCTCACAGACTCCTCTGATGTTtgattaaagttttattctCCTTCTTTCATCtgattgggttttatttttatcaggaAACGATGGAGTGAAAGTCTGCTGCAGGAACCTCATGTTTTATCATCAAGTTATACCAagatctgtttaaaatcagcaacttccaaaaatcacacaaacactgaccaCTTTGAACCACTGGAGGGCGCCCTTCACCACAGAAACTCTCTGTGTCCTTCAGTGAAAGAATAAGATCATTTAATGAGAATTAAATCAGGATTTGTGTCAAAATCAGCTCCATCATAACTCCAAAAAGCTGTTATTGTCTCTCCTAAATCAGCCTACAGTGTAAACTGTGGTGGACTTtcatctgtaataaaataaatgtgttcttaattattttaacaaaaacaaactatataaataaatacaatttaacaacggcaaataaaaatcataataaaattaataaaaaggtaGAGAATGTCTCTAAAGGTCCAGGATGATCATCAAATCTCACCAACATGAAGCATCAGAGCctaaaatgagcagattttAGTTTCACTTTCATTGAGAACCTCAGAGGATGAATTTAACCTGGATTTAAGTGACGTTCAGGCTCAGAGTCTTTTCTGATTGGCTCAGACTGATTCTGACGTCACTCTGAGGATATAAACCCTGGATCTGGAGGTTTGGAGTCAGTTTAACAGaagacaaacactgagctgctgTCAGGATTGAAGTTTCGACAGAAACGATGAAAACCTTCATCTTTGTCCTTCTGTTGGGGATCCACAGCGCTGCAGCTggtaaattcacattttattgtttgcttttatttgtagaCATCATGTTGATTATTGAAGGAATTTAACAGCTGTTCTAATAAACTCTGTGgatgaaaacaggaagcaagaaaacatttgtgtttaaaaagttttctcaTCATTATTGGTTCAGTTGTTCcagtttattctgaaaatcCAATAAATTAggtcttttttattcatgtttgtagGGTAGAAAATGTTattgattttctctttttgctgtGTCACATTTAAATAACCTAAGTTACTTTTACCATCtttaacatatatatatataggttgGATAATgacaatatattttaattattcagcaatgttcagcacaaaaacatgtaaatttataaataaggaggtaaaataaatttgaacgTGGTTAAAAATGAGGTGAGTCTGATCCTAAAAGTCTCTCAGTGGGTTATAATCAGTATAAATTAACAAGCTTTATGTTTCCATCACATATATTTAACTTGAGTTGATTTTTTGGATGAAAACTTGTCaacaaaaggaaactaattAAATTTGGAGGTTTGGATGATATCTTAGCAGCCAGCTGTCACTTCATGTTATTTAAGGCCCTAAAACAAAGacagttattaaaaacaaacagcttcctTCTTGGTTGTTACAGATCATTATTATCATTCTAGATCCAACTTTTAGATTGGACTGTTTTGAAgagtttcagtttgatttgttaGTTTGTCTTCATTACATCCCACAGAAATCTGTCTGATTTAAACTCTGATCATTAAATGACTCTTTACTGCTGGATCAATAAACTGGGAACCACTTGATGTCATTTCTGTGGAGATTTGATTTTCTTCCATCCAGCAGCAGAGGGCAGAGTCAGGAAGAGGCAGAGGTTTTACTGTCTGTACAAAAACTCTCCTGCACACACATCTGGaggattgatttattttaatgtcttgtttgaattttaaaagcttcaaaaccTGAAATTCAGTGGGcattaacattattttatataaaacatctgaaatgctGAAATGTAGAGAAGAAACACAGCCGTTAAGAATAATAGGAACAAAAGACAAGATTGTTTAATATTCCTGCTAAAATGAAACTGCATCTTCTGATCCCAATGATtcaacaacaaacagtaaaataattaaataacagTCAGAGCAGGAATGAATTATCTTTAAACTAAAGTGGTGTTTGACCTGACTGACAGATagctacattaaaaaacacaaaaggtaaaaatacaGCCTGTAGTAAAAACTGGtctaaaatgaaatgttttaaaatcatgggaaagattttttaatttattattttttaatgttcagcagttttattatatatcagcaatttttgtggtttattttatttgtgtgaataaataacgttcagttatttatttatttagttgtaattttaaattcttaatcttttttttttcagtgacccACTCCCTGAAGTATTTCTACACTGGATCTTCACAAATCCCAAACTTCCCAGAGTTTGTTGCTGTCGGTTTGGTTGATGAAGTTCAGACTGATTATTATGACAGTAACACCATGAAGACAGAACCCAAACAGGACTGGATGGAGAAGAACACAGATCAACAATACTGGGAGAGAGAGACGGGGAACTTCCAGGGTTCACAGCAGGTCTTCAAAGCCAACATTGAAATTTTAAAGCAACGCTTCAACCAAACTggaggtttgtttattttgtttattggtTTAGTGTTTATTGATGTGTTTGTTGCAagtttgacacacacacacacacacacacacacacacacacacacactcacagagatACTGATCTGTTTCTCCATCCATGAATAATTCTACAGCAGaactaaagttaataaataaatcacctttACTAGAGGTGTATTTCTTCATTATAGATTTCTGTCTGAGGAAGCTTTAAGTTCTGTCtctaacagacaaaataaaacgagAACTTTCCCTTCATTttcttccattcatttctaaaCAGTTCattgattaaattaaacttaTGATGACAGTTTTTATGATTATTTCCACACTGAGCACACAGGAGCAATGCTGCAGACTGATGAGaagatttatttcttatttaatcAAGTCAGTCATTATTGAAGTCTGAATAAATATCTTCCAGTTTTCTTCCTACAGAAAGATCAACAAACATTTCCTGATCTTACTGACAACACTTCACAGAACAAACTCTGGAGTTTAGATTCaactttaattactttttaaaaacatttcctcttgtcctcatttttaaatgtttctgatctttttatttttaacaatatcagcaaattattaatattttcagttgttCAGCTGTTGATCAGTCCACTTCTGGAAAAATAGAGACTGTCTCCTCCTAAGAAAGCATTTAACTAAACTAGACCTGGATTAATAATTTAGATTATTAACTTGGATTAATAACTTCCAGTAAATCTGATTTATATTCTgctctgtcagtaaaatatttgGAGCTCCTGCTGTTCATGTGGGAGTTGAGGGTTCGATTCCTCAGATCTTCTCTCATTTCTTtgactgtttaatgttttatttttctgctgctagTTTAAATGATTTGCTTCCAGTGAGAAATTATTTAGCAGAAGTTCAGGGTCAACAGATGACATGTGGCAGGTTTTCTATATTTCTCCTTCTCCATCAAACTAACCGTTTGGAAGGAGGCAGTATTTTCCTCCCTCACAGTTTAATCTCGTCTGAAGGAGGCAGTATTTTCCTCCCTCACAGTTTAATCTCGTGTGAAGGAGGCAGTATTTTCCTCCCTCACAGTTTAATCTCGTGTGAAGGAGGCAGTATTTTCCTCCCTCACAGTTTAATCTCGTGTGAAGGAGGCTGACCATAAACTTTGTTATATTTGCTGTGAATAAAGAGACGACGTGTTTCTGCTGGAACTGGTGagaagctgagagtcttccTGAGGACAGGAGACGAGGAGACACCATGACCTCAGCAGGTGGAGTTTGAACATCCTGTCAGCATCAGGCGCTGTTAGCTCCCGTCTGTCCGGTAAAAGACGTCGGTTCGAATCCCGAAGGTTCACGCTTTTTTATCCGTTTCATAATTTTTCTGCTTCTAGCATAAATAACTTACTTCCAGTGAGAAGCTTTTTCCTGCAGAGTGAACACATTAATTTTTAATGAATCCTGTAGCGACGCTAACCCGAGTTTTTGTTGACACATATCCATGGCAACACTGAAAGCGGTCGCCCCGTCCTCCCTGTGGTCctgatgtaaatgtttcctttaagactttatttttgtttctggatGCAGCTCAGACGTTCAGGGACTTGTTCCtgtatttttatggttttatatttttatacaaacagaGAATTAAAGTGTTGTAAGTCACCTGACCGCGTGAAGCAGAACCAGGCGCcagaatgaatttaaaaaacacagcgGACGGAGAAATAatccaaaaagttttaaaaacaatttggagaaataagttCATCATGTTTCTGTAACCGGTCTACCTGACCACAGCagtaattaatgtttaattttattttaatttcacatcAGTTTATCTGActgaatctaaaacaaaaagctgtttttaataaacctcCCTGTTTCTGACCCCCAATAATcgagtttatttgattttcctCCTTGTTTCAGTCCACATGTTGGAggagttttaatttaattgtaattacttttacaaaatgctcccacttgttttaaatctgaattttccTATTCTTTATTCTTAATACAATCAgaaagtttaataataaaaacaataattatttttctttaggaaagactttttaaaacagtaaaactatttacagtaaaataagttatctgattgtgtttttgttattt
The DNA window shown above is from Kryptolebias marmoratus isolate JLee-2015 linkage group LG5, ASM164957v2, whole genome shotgun sequence and carries:
- the LOC108242635 gene encoding LOW QUALITY PROTEIN: major histocompatibility complex class I-related gene protein-like (The sequence of the model RefSeq protein was modified relative to this genomic sequence to represent the inferred CDS: substituted 1 base at 1 genomic stop codon) — translated: MKIFIFLLLLGIHSAAAVIHSLKYFITGSSQIQNLPELVIVGVVDEVQMFHYDSNTMKAEPKQDWMEKITDPEHWERLTQISLGKQQTFKADIEILKQRFNQTEGVHVFQMIVGCEWDDETNKITGFHQKGYDGEDFIALDFDTKTXTAAKQQAVFTKHQWENNRAFINYMFNYFSQIFPDWLKMYVDYGRSSLMRTDLPSVSLLQKTSSSAVSCHATGFYPSRAEMFWRKDGEEIHEGVTKGEILPNNDGTFQMSVDLSAPEDWTKYECVFQLSGAKEDVVTRLEKTKIRTNEVSGSSPAGVGGVVVGVLVGIIIIIIIIIIITVGVMWWRRLNKGFKWTNASDTSSSSPEDPEPQKEISEKQKMMDTNS